The Candidatus Schneideria nysicola genome contains a region encoding:
- the rplK gene encoding 50S ribosomal protein L11, translating to MAKKIQSYIKLQIQAGMANPSPPIGPALGQKGVNIMEFCKQFNNKTINFEKGIPIPVVITVYSDRSFTFILKTPPASILLKKFANIQSGSRNPGKEKIGKVTTKQIYDIAQMKSPDLTGKNLQSMARSIIGTAHSIGLLVEDIDG from the coding sequence ATGGCAAAAAAAATTCAATCTTATATTAAACTTCAAATTCAAGCCGGAATGGCAAATCCAAGTCCACCTATTGGACCAGCATTAGGTCAAAAAGGTGTGAATATTATGGAATTTTGTAAACAATTTAATAATAAAACCATAAATTTTGAGAAAGGAATACCTATACCTGTAGTCATTACCGTTTATTCTGATCGATCTTTTACCTTCATTCTTAAGACACCTCCAGCGTCTATACTTTTAAAGAAATTCGCAAATATTCAGTCAGGTTCTCGTAATCCTGGTAAAGAAAAGATTGGGAAAGTAACAACAAAACAAATTTATGATATTGCTCAAATGAAATCACCTGATTTAACTGGTAAAAATTTACAATCTATGGCACGATCCATTATAGGAACTGCTCATTCTATAGGATTATTAGTAGAGGATATCGATGGTTAA
- the nusG gene encoding transcription termination/antitermination protein NusG: MTECPNKRWYVVQTFSGFEGRVAQSLREHIKLHNMEVFFGEVLVPTEEVVEIRYGQRRKSERKFFPGYILVQMIMNETSWHLVRSVPRLMGFVGGSSDHPTPISEKEIDIIIKRLQHIGDKPRPKTLFEPGELVRVKEGPFSDFNGMVEEVDYEKSRLKVSVSIFGRSTPVELDFSQVEKS, from the coding sequence ATGACCGAATGTCCTAACAAACGTTGGTATGTCGTTCAAACTTTTTCTGGATTTGAAGGACGTGTTGCACAATCTCTCCGTGAACATATAAAACTTCATAATATGGAAGTTTTTTTTGGGGAAGTTCTGGTACCAACCGAAGAAGTCGTAGAAATTAGATATGGACAACGTAGAAAAAGTGAAAGGAAATTCTTTCCAGGTTACATTTTAGTACAAATGATTATGAATGAAACTAGTTGGCACTTAGTAAGAAGCGTCCCCCGTCTAATGGGATTTGTGGGTGGTAGCTCAGATCATCCGACCCCTATTAGTGAGAAGGAAATTGATATTATTATTAAAAGATTGCAACATATTGGTGATAAACCTCGTCCCAAAACATTATTCGAACCCGGAGAATTAGTTCGAGTTAAAGAGGGTCCATTTTCTGATTTTAATGGGATGGTAGAAGAAGTAGATTATGAAAAAAGTCGTTTAAAAGTATCAGTTTCTATTTTTGGACGTTCTACTCCTGTAGAATTAGACTTTAGTCAAGTTGAAAAAAGCTAA
- the rplL gene encoding 50S ribosomal protein L7/L12, which translates to MSIITKEQILDTISKMSVSDVVELISMMEEKFGVSVSDIYKNTATSIPSESIIEEKTEFNVFLKAVGSNKVSVIKSVRSATGLGLKEAKDLVESAPTILKEGLKKEEAESLKKTLEEIGASVEIQ; encoded by the coding sequence ATGTCTATTATTACTAAAGAACAAATCCTAGATACTATATCTAAAATGTCTGTTTCCGATGTAGTTGAATTAATATCTATGATGGAAGAAAAGTTCGGTGTTTCTGTTTCGGATATTTATAAAAATACAGCCACTTCAATCCCATCCGAATCTATTATAGAAGAAAAAACAGAATTTAACGTATTTCTAAAAGCAGTAGGATCGAACAAAGTGTCGGTTATTAAATCTGTACGTAGTGCTACTGGACTTGGTTTAAAAGAAGCAAAAGATTTAGTGGAGTCTGCACCTACGATATTAAAAGAAGGACTGAAAAAAGAAGAAGCAGAATCTTTGAAAAAAACTTTAGAAGAAATAGGTGCTTCTGTTGAGATTCAATAA
- the rplJ gene encoding 50S ribosomal protein L10 translates to MSLNIDQKKAIVTEMRTLIINALSIIVADYRGITVNEMTALRKMCREKGVYIRVIPNSLMLRIVTGTNFESIKHILVGQILIAFSTEHPGTPARILRSFYKEKSKLDIKAANFQGKLLIEKEQIDLLANLPTYNEAIERLIWLIKEASIIKLIRVMKILSSPK, encoded by the coding sequence GTGTCATTAAATATTGATCAAAAAAAAGCAATTGTTACTGAAATGCGTACTCTTATTATCAATGCATTATCTATTATAGTAGCAGATTATCGTGGAATAACAGTAAATGAAATGACCGCGCTCAGAAAAATGTGTAGAGAAAAAGGAGTATATATAAGAGTTATTCCAAATTCATTAATGTTACGTATCGTAACTGGGACAAATTTTGAATCTATCAAACATATTTTGGTTGGTCAGATTCTCATTGCATTTTCTACGGAACATCCTGGTACTCCCGCTCGTATACTCCGATCTTTTTATAAAGAAAAATCAAAGCTTGATATTAAAGCTGCGAATTTTCAAGGAAAGTTACTCATTGAAAAAGAGCAAATAGATTTATTAGCCAATTTACCAACTTATAACGAAGCAATAGAAAGATTAATCTGGCTTATAAAAGAAGCCTCTATTATAAAATTGATTAGGGTAATGAAAATTCTATCATCCCCAAAATAA
- the efp gene encoding elongation factor P gives MILYETNKFRSGIKIIYHGEPCVILTSEFIKPGKGQAFNRVRLRKLISGGVFEKNFKSGEYVVIADVVEIKLSYLYTDGNLWYFINNENFEQVSVTKSVVGDHVRWLVPQNSYILTFWNGNPIVLNVPNFVNLKVVETEPGLKGDTVNTGNKLACLSTGARIKVPLFINIGNIVRVDTRSGEYISRYKESEMEKKPV, from the coding sequence TTGATATTGTATGAAACTAATAAATTTCGATCTGGAATTAAGATAATATATCATGGTGAACCTTGTGTTATTTTAACTTCTGAATTTATTAAACCAGGTAAAGGTCAAGCTTTTAATAGAGTTCGTTTAAGAAAATTAATTTCTGGTGGAGTATTTGAAAAAAATTTTAAATCGGGTGAATATGTAGTTATAGCTGATGTAGTAGAGATAAAATTATCTTATTTATATACCGATGGTAACTTATGGTATTTTATTAATAATGAAAACTTTGAACAAGTATCGGTTACTAAAAGTGTAGTAGGGGATCATGTAAGATGGCTTGTACCTCAAAATTCATATATATTAACTTTTTGGAATGGGAACCCTATTGTATTAAATGTTCCAAATTTTGTTAATTTAAAAGTAGTCGAAACGGAACCGGGTTTAAAAGGAGATACAGTTAATACTGGTAATAAATTAGCTTGTTTATCTACTGGCGCACGTATTAAAGTACCTTTATTTATTAATATAGGGAATATAGTAAGAGTAGACACACGTTCTGGTGAATATATCTCGAGATACAAAGAGAGTGAAATGGAAAAAAAGCCGGTATAG
- the rpoB gene encoding DNA-directed RNA polymerase subunit beta has product MVDSYTEKKRIRKDFGKRPQVLKVPYLLSIQIDSFKQFIKCDPEGQYGLESAFRSVFPIKSYNGHAELQYVSYRLSEPVFDVKECQIRGATFSASLRTKLRLVIYEKEDLEGKVKDIKEQEVYMGEIPLMTDNGTFIINGTERVVVSQLHRSPGVFFDSDRGKTHSSGKILYNARIIPYRGSWIDFEFDPKDHLFARIDRRRKFPVTILLRALDFSPNQILNMFFETVTYEIQQDNTLYMELFPERLRGETASFNIEYNGVTYVEIGRRITARHIRQLEKDNVFKIKVPITHIIGKIVIKDYIDKNTGEVLLPANSELSLELLDKLIQCGFNRIETIFTNDLDHGSYISDTLRIDPTFDKFSALVEIYHIIRPGEPPTREAAENLFLNLFFSEERYDLSSVGRMKFNRSLKRQQIEGSSILSKEDIIEVIKKLIDIRNGKGEIDDIDHLGNRRIRSVGEMAENQFRIGLVRIERAVKERLSLGDLDALLPQDMINAKLISAVLKEFFGSSQLSQFMDQNNPLSEITHKRRISALGPGGLTRERAGFEVRDVHPTHYGRVCPIETPEGPNIGLINSLAVYARTNKYGFLETPYRCVKDGSVTDDIHYLSAIEEGNFVIAQANTNLNMQGQFLDDFITCRYKGESGLFNRDQVNYMDVSTQQIVSVGASLIPFLEHDDANRALMGANMQRQAVPTLRTEKPLVGTGMERAVAIDSGVTVIAKRSGTIQYVDASRIVVNVVSSEILPGEAGIDIYNLKKYVRSNQNTCINQTLCVSLGETIKRGDVLADGPATDLGELALGKNMRIAFMPWNGYNFEDSMLISERVVQKDCFTTIHIQELSCISRDTKLGPEEITADIPSVGESALSKLDESGIVYIGAEVIGGDILVGKVTPKGETQLTPEEKLLRAIFGEKASDVKDSSLRVPNGVSGTVVDIQIFTREGVKKDKRTLEIEEIQIKEAKQNIHEELQMLKMNLFTRVRELLLSENAEIGNILDKLPYENWLEFDLMDPSKQYQLRKLAEQYNEIQIKLEKKLEDKKRRITQCDELAPGVLKIVKVYLAVKRQIQPGDKMAGRHGNKGVISKINPIEDMPYDEKGIPIDIVLNPLGVPSRMNIGQILETHLGMAAKGIGDKINILLQNNRNICKIRSFLQKAYDLGNETRQKVDLSTFSDEEILRLAENLKHGMPIATPVFDGATEKEIKELLQLGDIPPSGQITLFDGRTGEKFERKVTVGYMYVLKLNHLVDDKMHARSTGSYSLVTQQPLGGKAQFGGQRFGEMEVWALEAYGAAYTLQEMLTVKSDDVNGRTKMYKNIVDGNHTMEPAIPESFNVLLKEIRSLGINIELEK; this is encoded by the coding sequence ATGGTTGACTCCTATACTGAAAAAAAACGTATTCGTAAAGATTTCGGAAAAAGACCCCAAGTTTTAAAGGTGCCATATCTTCTATCTATTCAAATTGATTCATTTAAACAATTTATAAAATGTGATCCAGAAGGACAATATGGTCTGGAATCTGCTTTTAGATCTGTTTTTCCTATAAAAAGTTATAACGGTCATGCGGAGTTACAGTATGTAAGTTATCGTTTAAGTGAACCTGTTTTTGATGTAAAAGAATGTCAAATACGTGGAGCCACATTTTCTGCATCATTGCGTACCAAACTACGTTTAGTGATTTATGAAAAGGAAGACTTAGAAGGAAAGGTAAAGGATATTAAAGAACAAGAAGTGTATATGGGCGAAATTCCTCTTATGACTGATAATGGGACATTTATTATAAATGGAACGGAACGTGTTGTAGTCTCTCAGTTACATCGTAGTCCAGGAGTATTCTTTGATAGTGATAGAGGTAAAACCCATTCATCCGGTAAGATATTATACAATGCACGTATTATTCCTTATCGGGGTTCTTGGATAGATTTTGAATTTGATCCCAAAGATCATTTATTTGCTCGTATTGATCGACGTCGTAAATTTCCCGTTACTATTCTATTACGTGCACTTGATTTTAGTCCGAATCAAATTTTAAATATGTTTTTTGAAACGGTAACGTATGAAATACAACAAGATAATACGCTATATATGGAGTTATTTCCTGAACGTCTTCGTGGAGAAACAGCCTCTTTTAACATTGAATATAATGGTGTTACTTATGTTGAAATAGGTCGTCGTATTACGGCACGTCATATTAGACAATTAGAAAAAGATAACGTTTTTAAAATAAAAGTTCCAATCACTCATATTATTGGTAAAATCGTTATAAAAGATTATATCGATAAAAATACTGGTGAAGTTCTTCTTCCTGCTAATTCAGAATTATCATTAGAGTTACTTGATAAATTAATTCAATGTGGCTTCAATCGGATTGAAACAATATTTACAAATGATTTAGATCATGGTTCTTATATCTCAGATACATTACGTATTGATCCAACATTCGATAAATTTAGTGCCTTAGTCGAAATTTATCATATTATACGTCCAGGCGAACCTCCCACTCGTGAAGCAGCAGAAAATTTATTCCTAAATTTATTTTTTTCAGAAGAAAGATATGATTTATCCTCTGTAGGTAGAATGAAATTTAATCGATCATTAAAACGTCAGCAAATTGAAGGTTCTAGTATTTTAAGTAAAGAAGATATTATTGAGGTTATAAAAAAACTTATTGATATTCGTAATGGAAAAGGTGAAATAGATGATATAGATCATCTAGGAAATAGACGTATTCGTTCTGTAGGAGAGATGGCGGAAAATCAATTTAGAATCGGTCTTGTACGCATAGAACGTGCAGTAAAAGAACGTCTTTCATTAGGTGATCTAGATGCCTTACTTCCTCAGGATATGATTAATGCTAAATTAATTTCTGCCGTATTAAAAGAATTTTTCGGTTCTAGTCAATTATCTCAATTTATGGATCAAAATAATCCATTATCAGAAATTACTCATAAGCGTCGTATTTCTGCTTTAGGTCCTGGTGGTTTAACTCGTGAACGTGCTGGATTTGAAGTTCGTGATGTGCACCCAACGCATTATGGTCGTGTTTGTCCAATTGAAACTCCAGAAGGTCCTAATATTGGTTTAATCAATTCTTTAGCAGTATATGCTAGAACAAATAAATATGGGTTCTTAGAAACCCCGTATCGATGTGTAAAAGATGGATCAGTAACCGATGACATTCACTATCTATCCGCTATTGAAGAAGGAAATTTTGTTATTGCACAAGCTAATACGAATTTAAATATGCAAGGTCAATTTTTGGATGATTTTATTACTTGTAGATATAAAGGGGAATCCGGTTTATTTAATCGTGATCAGGTTAATTATATGGATGTATCCACTCAACAAATAGTATCAGTAGGAGCATCATTAATTCCATTTTTGGAACATGATGATGCCAATCGTGCTTTAATGGGAGCGAATATGCAGCGTCAAGCGGTTCCTACTTTACGTACTGAAAAACCGCTTGTAGGAACAGGGATGGAAAGAGCAGTAGCTATAGATTCTGGAGTAACTGTCATTGCTAAAAGAAGTGGAACCATTCAATATGTAGATGCATCTCGTATAGTAGTCAATGTGGTTTCATCTGAAATCCTTCCAGGAGAAGCAGGTATTGATATTTATAATTTAAAAAAATATGTACGTTCTAATCAGAATACTTGTATTAATCAAACTCTTTGTGTTTCATTAGGCGAAACTATTAAACGTGGAGATGTTTTAGCTGATGGTCCTGCAACGGACCTTGGAGAACTTGCGTTAGGTAAAAATATGCGTATAGCATTTATGCCTTGGAATGGATATAACTTTGAAGATTCAATGTTAATATCCGAACGTGTAGTACAGAAAGACTGTTTTACAACTATTCATATACAAGAACTCTCTTGTATATCTCGTGATACTAAGTTAGGTCCTGAAGAAATTACTGCGGATATTCCCAGTGTTGGTGAATCTGCATTATCTAAGTTGGATGAATCTGGCATTGTATATATAGGTGCTGAAGTTATTGGTGGTGATATTTTAGTAGGAAAAGTGACTCCAAAGGGGGAAACACAGCTGACACCAGAAGAAAAATTATTACGTGCTATATTTGGTGAAAAAGCATCTGATGTTAAGGATTCTTCTTTACGAGTACCTAATGGAGTATCCGGAACAGTTGTTGATATTCAGATTTTTACAAGAGAAGGGGTGAAAAAGGATAAACGTACTTTAGAAATAGAAGAAATACAGATTAAAGAGGCTAAACAAAATATCCATGAAGAATTACAAATGCTTAAGATGAATCTCTTTACTCGAGTACGTGAATTACTTCTCTCTGAGAATGCGGAAATAGGTAATATCCTCGATAAATTACCATATGAAAATTGGTTAGAATTTGATTTAATGGATCCATCAAAGCAATATCAACTTAGAAAATTAGCAGAACAATATAATGAAATTCAAATTAAGTTAGAAAAAAAACTTGAGGATAAAAAAAGAAGAATTACTCAATGTGATGAATTAGCACCAGGTGTATTAAAAATAGTTAAAGTTTACTTAGCAGTCAAACGCCAAATACAACCAGGTGATAAAATGGCAGGAAGACATGGAAATAAAGGGGTAATCTCTAAAATTAATCCAATAGAAGATATGCCTTATGATGAGAAAGGAATACCTATTGATATAGTATTAAATCCACTAGGTGTACCATCTCGTATGAATATAGGTCAAATATTAGAAACACATTTGGGTATGGCTGCAAAAGGAATAGGCGATAAAATCAATATTCTACTACAAAACAATAGAAATATATGTAAAATACGTTCTTTTCTTCAAAAAGCCTATGATTTAGGAAATGAAACTCGTCAAAAAGTGGATCTTAGTACCTTTTCTGATGAAGAAATATTACGTCTTGCAGAAAACTTAAAACATGGGATGCCAATTGCGACTCCTGTATTTGATGGAGCAACAGAAAAAGAAATTAAGGAATTATTACAATTAGGAGATATTCCTCCTTCTGGTCAAATTACTTTATTTGATGGTAGAACTGGAGAAAAATTTGAAAGAAAGGTGACAGTAGGGTATATGTACGTCTTAAAATTGAATCATCTCGTAGATGATAAAATGCATGCTCGTTCTACTGGTTCGTATAGTTTAGTTACTCAGCAACCTTTAGGTGGTAAAGCACAATTTGGTGGACAACGTTTTGGAGAAATGGAAGTATGGGCATTAGAAGCTTATGGAGCGGCATATACTTTACAAGAAATGTTGACGGTAAAGTCAGATGACGTCAATGGTAGAACCAAAATGTATAAAAATATCGTGGATGGGAATCATACGATGGAACCTGCTATTCCAGAATCCTTTAATGTATTATTAAAGGAAATTCGTTCACTTGGAATAAATATTGAGTTAGAAAAATAA
- the rplA gene encoding 50S ribosomal protein L1, producing MVKITKRMRKLREQINIHKEYDIIEALKILKELALSTFIESVDIAIQLGIDTRKANQNIRGSVILPHGIGRKIKVAVFSEGENSRIAKNAGADVVGMEDLAQIIKKDDYDFDVIIASPDAMPLVSQLGHILGPKGLMPNPKIGTVTSDIGKAVTNAKLGQINYRNDKNGIIHTIVGKVDFDEWMLKENIETLLISIKKNQPAKSSGNFLKQIHISTTMGIGIKIHHNSLSLIN from the coding sequence ATGGTTAAAATTACGAAAAGAATGCGAAAATTGAGAGAACAAATAAATATTCATAAAGAATATGATATTATTGAAGCATTAAAAATTTTAAAAGAATTAGCTCTGTCCACTTTTATTGAAAGTGTTGATATTGCTATTCAATTGGGAATTGATACTCGTAAAGCTAATCAAAATATTCGTGGTTCAGTTATATTACCCCATGGTATAGGTCGAAAGATCAAAGTAGCTGTTTTTTCTGAAGGTGAGAATAGTCGAATCGCTAAAAATGCGGGAGCAGATGTAGTTGGAATGGAGGATTTGGCTCAAATAATAAAAAAAGATGATTATGATTTTGATGTAATTATTGCTTCTCCTGATGCTATGCCTTTAGTTAGTCAATTAGGTCATATTCTGGGTCCTAAAGGATTAATGCCCAATCCTAAAATAGGGACGGTCACATCCGATATAGGAAAAGCAGTCACCAATGCGAAATTAGGTCAAATAAATTATCGTAATGATAAAAATGGTATTATTCATACTATCGTTGGAAAAGTAGATTTTGATGAATGGATGTTAAAAGAAAATATAGAAACTTTACTAATTTCAATAAAAAAAAATCAACCTGCTAAAAGTAGTGGAAATTTTTTAAAACAAATTCATATCTCTACAACGATGGGTATAGGAATAAAAATTCATCATAATAGTCTATCTTTAATAAATTAA
- the secE gene encoding preprotein translocase subunit SecE gives MKLHIDIQKSKLLSEKVKWVLIFFLLMMILMNHYYFFPHYSYSIRMLMDCIFICIIGIIFITTQQGKMIRLFFREARIEARKVVWPTYQETFYTTLIVSIVTIIMSIIIWILDSILVKIISFVTRLRMF, from the coding sequence ATGAAATTACATATAGACATACAAAAAAGTAAACTTTTATCAGAAAAAGTAAAATGGGTATTGATTTTTTTCTTATTAATGATGATATTAATGAATCATTATTATTTTTTTCCTCATTATAGTTATTCCATTAGAATGTTAATGGATTGTATATTTATTTGTATAATTGGTATAATTTTTATTACTACTCAACAGGGAAAGATGATAAGGCTATTTTTTCGTGAAGCACGCATTGAAGCACGTAAAGTAGTTTGGCCAACTTATCAAGAAACATTCTATACTACTCTGATTGTTAGCATAGTAACTATTATAATGTCTATTATTATATGGATATTAGACAGTATTTTAGTAAAAATAATATCATTCGTCACAAGACTAAGGATGTTTTGA